Proteins found in one Cervus canadensis isolate Bull #8, Minnesota chromosome 24, ASM1932006v1, whole genome shotgun sequence genomic segment:
- the FAM110D gene encoding protein FAM110D isoform X5: MQRSQGAPANCSQLFHYLPASSGLWSTVLPSSAKMLLASPSTPSRGRTPSAVERLEADKAKYVKTHQVIARRQEPALRGGPGPLTPHPCNELGPPPSPRTPRPARRGSGRRLPRPDSLIFYRQKRDCKVSVNKENAKGQGLVRRLFLGSPRDVASSSAGSSERPAAPAGWAAPQDAPEAAGKRALCPTCSLPLSEKERFFNYCGLERALVEVLGAERFSPQSWGADASPQPGKSPPPGSGDASDWTSSEGGADRRDGAEGGGSEAAGSERDGRPQVSVVERNARVIQWLYGCQRARGPPRESEV, encoded by the exons ATGCAGAG GTCCCAGGGAGCCCCAGCCAATTGCTCTCAGCTCTTTCACTACCTGCCTGCCTCCAGTGGCTTATGGAGCACTGTCCTGCCCAGTTCTGCTAAAATGCTCCTGGCGTCTCCCTCCACCCCGTCCCGGGGACGGACGCCCAGCGCCGTTGAGAGGCTGGAAGCCGACAAAGCCAAGTATGTCAAGACGCACCAGGTGATCGCGCGACGCCAGGAGCCGGCTCTGCGTGGGGGTCCCGGGCCGCTCACCCCGCACCCTTGCAACGAGCTGGGGCCACCTCCATCGCCCAGGACGCCCAGGCCCGCCCGCCGGGGCAGTGGCAGGCGACTGCCAAGGCCTGATTCCCTCATCTTCTACCGCCAGAAGCGGGACTGCAAGGTTTCGGTGAACAAAGAGAACGCCAAGGGCCAGGGGCTGGTGCGGCGCCTCTTCCTGGGCAGCCCCCGAGACGTCGCCTCTAGCAGCGCAGGCTCATCGGAGCGACCCGCCGCTCCCGCGGGTTGGGCCGCGCCCCAAGATGCTCCGGAAGCGGCGGGAAAGCGGGCATTGTGCCCCACGTGCTCGTTGCCCCTGTCGGAGAAGGAGCGCTTCTTCAACTACTGCGGCCTGGAGCGCGCGCTCGTGGAGGTGCTGGGGGCCGAGCGCTTCTCGCCGCAGAGTTGGGGCGCAGACGCCAGCCCCCAGCCCGGAAAGTCGCCGCCGCCGGGCTCCGGGGACGCCAGCGACTGGACGTCCAGCGAGGGCGGCGCAGATCGCCGGGACGGTGCGGAGGGCGGCGGCTCGGAGGCGGCGGGCTCGGAGCGGGACGGGCGCCCCCAGGTGTCGGTGGTGGAGCGCAACGCGCGCGTCATCCAGTGGCTGTACGGCTGCCAGCGCGCCCGCGGGCCACCGCGCGAGTCCGAGGTGTGA
- the FAM110D gene encoding protein FAM110D isoform X4 has protein sequence MQSRSQGAPANCSQLFHYLPASSGLWSTVLPSSAKMLLASPSTPSRGRTPSAVERLEADKAKYVKTHQVIARRQEPALRGGPGPLTPHPCNELGPPPSPRTPRPARRGSGRRLPRPDSLIFYRQKRDCKVSVNKENAKGQGLVRRLFLGSPRDVASSSAGSSERPAAPAGWAAPQDAPEAAGKRALCPTCSLPLSEKERFFNYCGLERALVEVLGAERFSPQSWGADASPQPGKSPPPGSGDASDWTSSEGGADRRDGAEGGGSEAAGSERDGRPQVSVVERNARVIQWLYGCQRARGPPRESEV, from the exons ATGCAGAG CAGGTCCCAGGGAGCCCCAGCCAATTGCTCTCAGCTCTTTCACTACCTGCCTGCCTCCAGTGGCTTATGGAGCACTGTCCTGCCCAGTTCTGCTAAAATGCTCCTGGCGTCTCCCTCCACCCCGTCCCGGGGACGGACGCCCAGCGCCGTTGAGAGGCTGGAAGCCGACAAAGCCAAGTATGTCAAGACGCACCAGGTGATCGCGCGACGCCAGGAGCCGGCTCTGCGTGGGGGTCCCGGGCCGCTCACCCCGCACCCTTGCAACGAGCTGGGGCCACCTCCATCGCCCAGGACGCCCAGGCCCGCCCGCCGGGGCAGTGGCAGGCGACTGCCAAGGCCTGATTCCCTCATCTTCTACCGCCAGAAGCGGGACTGCAAGGTTTCGGTGAACAAAGAGAACGCCAAGGGCCAGGGGCTGGTGCGGCGCCTCTTCCTGGGCAGCCCCCGAGACGTCGCCTCTAGCAGCGCAGGCTCATCGGAGCGACCCGCCGCTCCCGCGGGTTGGGCCGCGCCCCAAGATGCTCCGGAAGCGGCGGGAAAGCGGGCATTGTGCCCCACGTGCTCGTTGCCCCTGTCGGAGAAGGAGCGCTTCTTCAACTACTGCGGCCTGGAGCGCGCGCTCGTGGAGGTGCTGGGGGCCGAGCGCTTCTCGCCGCAGAGTTGGGGCGCAGACGCCAGCCCCCAGCCCGGAAAGTCGCCGCCGCCGGGCTCCGGGGACGCCAGCGACTGGACGTCCAGCGAGGGCGGCGCAGATCGCCGGGACGGTGCGGAGGGCGGCGGCTCGGAGGCGGCGGGCTCGGAGCGGGACGGGCGCCCCCAGGTGTCGGTGGTGGAGCGCAACGCGCGCGTCATCCAGTGGCTGTACGGCTGCCAGCGCGCCCGCGGGCCACCGCGCGAGTCCGAGGTGTGA
- the FAM110D gene encoding protein FAM110D isoform X1 codes for MALWPEWGTLKRAYVSGCRSQGAPANCSQLFHYLPASSGLWSTVLPSSAKMLLASPSTPSRGRTPSAVERLEADKAKYVKTHQVIARRQEPALRGGPGPLTPHPCNELGPPPSPRTPRPARRGSGRRLPRPDSLIFYRQKRDCKVSVNKENAKGQGLVRRLFLGSPRDVASSSAGSSERPAAPAGWAAPQDAPEAAGKRALCPTCSLPLSEKERFFNYCGLERALVEVLGAERFSPQSWGADASPQPGKSPPPGSGDASDWTSSEGGADRRDGAEGGGSEAAGSERDGRPQVSVVERNARVIQWLYGCQRARGPPRESEV; via the exons ATGGCCCTGTGGCCAGAATGGGGCACGCTCAAAAGGGCCTATGTCTCTGGATG CAGGTCCCAGGGAGCCCCAGCCAATTGCTCTCAGCTCTTTCACTACCTGCCTGCCTCCAGTGGCTTATGGAGCACTGTCCTGCCCAGTTCTGCTAAAATGCTCCTGGCGTCTCCCTCCACCCCGTCCCGGGGACGGACGCCCAGCGCCGTTGAGAGGCTGGAAGCCGACAAAGCCAAGTATGTCAAGACGCACCAGGTGATCGCGCGACGCCAGGAGCCGGCTCTGCGTGGGGGTCCCGGGCCGCTCACCCCGCACCCTTGCAACGAGCTGGGGCCACCTCCATCGCCCAGGACGCCCAGGCCCGCCCGCCGGGGCAGTGGCAGGCGACTGCCAAGGCCTGATTCCCTCATCTTCTACCGCCAGAAGCGGGACTGCAAGGTTTCGGTGAACAAAGAGAACGCCAAGGGCCAGGGGCTGGTGCGGCGCCTCTTCCTGGGCAGCCCCCGAGACGTCGCCTCTAGCAGCGCAGGCTCATCGGAGCGACCCGCCGCTCCCGCGGGTTGGGCCGCGCCCCAAGATGCTCCGGAAGCGGCGGGAAAGCGGGCATTGTGCCCCACGTGCTCGTTGCCCCTGTCGGAGAAGGAGCGCTTCTTCAACTACTGCGGCCTGGAGCGCGCGCTCGTGGAGGTGCTGGGGGCCGAGCGCTTCTCGCCGCAGAGTTGGGGCGCAGACGCCAGCCCCCAGCCCGGAAAGTCGCCGCCGCCGGGCTCCGGGGACGCCAGCGACTGGACGTCCAGCGAGGGCGGCGCAGATCGCCGGGACGGTGCGGAGGGCGGCGGCTCGGAGGCGGCGGGCTCGGAGCGGGACGGGCGCCCCCAGGTGTCGGTGGTGGAGCGCAACGCGCGCGTCATCCAGTGGCTGTACGGCTGCCAGCGCGCCCGCGGGCCACCGCGCGAGTCCGAGGTGTGA
- the FAM110D gene encoding protein FAM110D isoform X2 codes for MALWPEWGTLKRAYVSGWSQGAPANCSQLFHYLPASSGLWSTVLPSSAKMLLASPSTPSRGRTPSAVERLEADKAKYVKTHQVIARRQEPALRGGPGPLTPHPCNELGPPPSPRTPRPARRGSGRRLPRPDSLIFYRQKRDCKVSVNKENAKGQGLVRRLFLGSPRDVASSSAGSSERPAAPAGWAAPQDAPEAAGKRALCPTCSLPLSEKERFFNYCGLERALVEVLGAERFSPQSWGADASPQPGKSPPPGSGDASDWTSSEGGADRRDGAEGGGSEAAGSERDGRPQVSVVERNARVIQWLYGCQRARGPPRESEV; via the exons ATGGCCCTGTGGCCAGAATGGGGCACGCTCAAAAGGGCCTATGTCTCTGGATG GTCCCAGGGAGCCCCAGCCAATTGCTCTCAGCTCTTTCACTACCTGCCTGCCTCCAGTGGCTTATGGAGCACTGTCCTGCCCAGTTCTGCTAAAATGCTCCTGGCGTCTCCCTCCACCCCGTCCCGGGGACGGACGCCCAGCGCCGTTGAGAGGCTGGAAGCCGACAAAGCCAAGTATGTCAAGACGCACCAGGTGATCGCGCGACGCCAGGAGCCGGCTCTGCGTGGGGGTCCCGGGCCGCTCACCCCGCACCCTTGCAACGAGCTGGGGCCACCTCCATCGCCCAGGACGCCCAGGCCCGCCCGCCGGGGCAGTGGCAGGCGACTGCCAAGGCCTGATTCCCTCATCTTCTACCGCCAGAAGCGGGACTGCAAGGTTTCGGTGAACAAAGAGAACGCCAAGGGCCAGGGGCTGGTGCGGCGCCTCTTCCTGGGCAGCCCCCGAGACGTCGCCTCTAGCAGCGCAGGCTCATCGGAGCGACCCGCCGCTCCCGCGGGTTGGGCCGCGCCCCAAGATGCTCCGGAAGCGGCGGGAAAGCGGGCATTGTGCCCCACGTGCTCGTTGCCCCTGTCGGAGAAGGAGCGCTTCTTCAACTACTGCGGCCTGGAGCGCGCGCTCGTGGAGGTGCTGGGGGCCGAGCGCTTCTCGCCGCAGAGTTGGGGCGCAGACGCCAGCCCCCAGCCCGGAAAGTCGCCGCCGCCGGGCTCCGGGGACGCCAGCGACTGGACGTCCAGCGAGGGCGGCGCAGATCGCCGGGACGGTGCGGAGGGCGGCGGCTCGGAGGCGGCGGGCTCGGAGCGGGACGGGCGCCCCCAGGTGTCGGTGGTGGAGCGCAACGCGCGCGTCATCCAGTGGCTGTACGGCTGCCAGCGCGCCCGCGGGCCACCGCGCGAGTCCGAGGTGTGA
- the FAM110D gene encoding protein FAM110D isoform X3 yields MLLASPSTPSRGRTPSAVERLEADKAKYVKTHQVIARRQEPALRGGPGPLTPHPCNELGPPPSPRTPRPARRGSGRRLPRPDSLIFYRQKRDCKVSVNKENAKGQGLVRRLFLGSPRDVASSSAGSSERPAAPAGWAAPQDAPEAAGKRALCPTCSLPLSEKERFFNYCGLERALVEVLGAERFSPQSWGADASPQPGKSPPPGSGDASDWTSSEGGADRRDGAEGGGSEAAGSERDGRPQVSVVERNARVIQWLYGCQRARGPPRESEV; encoded by the coding sequence ATGCTCCTGGCGTCTCCCTCCACCCCGTCCCGGGGACGGACGCCCAGCGCCGTTGAGAGGCTGGAAGCCGACAAAGCCAAGTATGTCAAGACGCACCAGGTGATCGCGCGACGCCAGGAGCCGGCTCTGCGTGGGGGTCCCGGGCCGCTCACCCCGCACCCTTGCAACGAGCTGGGGCCACCTCCATCGCCCAGGACGCCCAGGCCCGCCCGCCGGGGCAGTGGCAGGCGACTGCCAAGGCCTGATTCCCTCATCTTCTACCGCCAGAAGCGGGACTGCAAGGTTTCGGTGAACAAAGAGAACGCCAAGGGCCAGGGGCTGGTGCGGCGCCTCTTCCTGGGCAGCCCCCGAGACGTCGCCTCTAGCAGCGCAGGCTCATCGGAGCGACCCGCCGCTCCCGCGGGTTGGGCCGCGCCCCAAGATGCTCCGGAAGCGGCGGGAAAGCGGGCATTGTGCCCCACGTGCTCGTTGCCCCTGTCGGAGAAGGAGCGCTTCTTCAACTACTGCGGCCTGGAGCGCGCGCTCGTGGAGGTGCTGGGGGCCGAGCGCTTCTCGCCGCAGAGTTGGGGCGCAGACGCCAGCCCCCAGCCCGGAAAGTCGCCGCCGCCGGGCTCCGGGGACGCCAGCGACTGGACGTCCAGCGAGGGCGGCGCAGATCGCCGGGACGGTGCGGAGGGCGGCGGCTCGGAGGCGGCGGGCTCGGAGCGGGACGGGCGCCCCCAGGTGTCGGTGGTGGAGCGCAACGCGCGCGTCATCCAGTGGCTGTACGGCTGCCAGCGCGCCCGCGGGCCACCGCGCGAGTCCGAGGTGTGA
- the C24H1orf232 gene encoding uncharacterized protein C1orf232 homolog, whose translation MSQAFWKTYKSKVLQTLSGESEEDLAEEKENPVLVESEMAEPTEEAFSPMSQLARRVQGVGVKGWLTMSSLFNKEDEDKLLPPEPCADHPLAAQPAPQAAAEARGPGFWDALASRWQQQQAAAASMLRGAEPTPEPDAEAGDETPEPREADPVAGFKWGFLTHKLAEMRVKAAPKGD comes from the exons ATGAGCCAGGCCTTCTGGAAAACCTACAAGTCCAAAGTGCTGCAGACCCTGAGTGGGGAATCTGAGGAGGACCTGGCAGAGGAG AAGGAGAACCCAGTGTTAGTGGAGTCTGAGATGGCAGAACCCACTGAAGAGGCCTTCAGCCCCATGTCACAGCTGGCCCGCCGG GTTCAAGGGGTTGGGGTGAAAGGTTGGCTGACAATGTCATCTCTGTTTAACAAAGAAGATGAGGACAAGCTGCTGCCACCGGAGCCCTGTGCTGACCA CCCGCTGGCGGCGCAGCCCGCCCCTCAGGCGGCGGCCGAGGCGCGCGGGCCCGGCTTCTGGGACGCGTTAGCCAGcaggtggcagcagcagcaggcggcCGCCGCATCCATGCTGCGCGGAGCGGAGCCCACCCCGGAACCGGACGCCGAAGCCGGGGACGAGACCCCCGAGCCGCGCGAAGCCGATCCCGTGGCCGGTTTCAAGTGGGGCTTCCTCACCCACAAACTGGCCGAGATGAGGGTGAAAGCGGCGCCCAAGGGCGACTAG
- the ZNF593 gene encoding zinc finger protein 593 has protein sequence MGRSRRTGAHRAHSLARQMKAKRRRPDLDEIHRELRPQVAARPRPDLGAEPDPDLPGGGLHRCLACARYFIDSANLKTHLRSKDHKKRLKQLSVEPYSQEEAERAAGMGSYIPPQRLAVPTEVSTEVPEMDTST, from the exons ATGGGTCGCTCCCGCCGTACGGGCGCGCACCGAGCGCACTCCTTGGCCCGTCAGATGAAGGCGAAGCGGCGGCGGCCGGACCTGGATGAGATTCACCGCGAGTTGCGGCCCCAGGTCGCCGCACGGCCCCGGCCAGATCTAGGCGCTGAACCCGATCCCGACCTGCCAGGGGGCGGCCTGCATCGCTGTCTGGCCTGCGC GAGGTACTTCATCGATTCTGCCAACCTGAAGACCCACTTGCGATCCAAAGATCACAAGAAGAG GCTGAAGCAGCTGAGTGTGGAGCCCTACAGTCAGGAAGAAGCGGAGAGGGCAGCGGGCATGGGTTCCTATATTCCTCCCCAGCGGCTGGCAGTGCCCACAGAAGTATCCACTGAGGTCCCTGAGATGGACACGTCTACATGA
- the LOC122426698 gene encoding putative transmembrane protein ZNF593OS, producing the protein MRFRRLTPGYFRVLQMQIAGELKAEPRSPLAGIVAAVLAVLGLGGSCYAVWKMVGQRRPPQAP; encoded by the exons ATGCGATTTCGACGCCTGACCCCTGGCTACTTCCGAGTGCTACAG ATGCAGATAGCCGGGGAGCTGAAGGCAGAGCCCCGGAGTCCGCTGGCGGGGATTGTGGCTGCAGTGCTGGCTGTCCTCGGGCTGGGCGGCTCCTGCTACGCTGTCTGGAAGATGGTGGGGCAGCGGCGGCCGCCACAGGCTCCATGA